The Opisthocomus hoazin isolate bOpiHoa1 chromosome 25, bOpiHoa1.hap1, whole genome shotgun sequence genome contains the following window.
TCTGGGAAGGATGCGGGCAGCCCCAAGAGGTGGCGGAGGTGAATGAACCTGAAGGCGGGCGAATAATTAACCTGTTCCCCGAGCAGCGGTGGCAGGGCGCTGGGCTCTTCTCCGCGCTCGCCCCACTGCAGGCAGACTTTACCCAAGCCTGCACCTTCCGCGCAGCCAATTAGAGGTAATCATTAACTGGCTCTCTTCTTGGCACTGGGACTTCTGAGGTTGCTGAGAGGGAACGTGCCCCCGGCGGAGTCCAAAAAAATTCCCGTTGCCTGGGGGTTAGGCGGGTGCTTTGGGAGTGAGTGCTGGGGGCTCGGTGGCCGgttgggtgggtttgggggggggggatgctggtgttggcagggagcagggaagggctgAGGCTGCACCCTGGCATCTGCCAGGCGCCCTGGGTCCAGCGCAGCACGCTGGAGGACATCCAAGCCAAAGCTGACCTCCCTACCGAAAATGGCCTCGTTAGCCACCGCTTTGCGTCACTGATGAGTTCGTTTATAAGATGCATGGAGAGAAGCGAGGGGCAGCGCTGTCCCTCTGCCCCCGAGGGgtgttcccccccctccccgagcagaAGCGATTCCAccccgtccccttccccagcctccagCAGGACGTGCCCAGCCTGGAGATGCTTGAACACGAGCTGGTCTGGATGAAGGAAACGCTCTCCCAGCTGGGGTCCCCCGTCGTGCTTTGCCACAACGACCTGCTCTGCAAGAACATCATCTACGACGGGACGCAAGGTTCGTGGTGGTGGCTTCGCGCGCCCGGCGGAGAGGTCtgcccagcacccacctccccgGGGGccagcggctccagcccctctCACAGCCCCTTCCTTGCCTTTGCTTCCGCAGAGCACGTTCGCTTCATAGACTACGAGTACACTGGCTATAACTACCAGGCTTTCGACATCGGAAACCACTTTAATGAGTTTGCGGGTGAGTTGGGCTCCTCTCCGTGGCACTGAGGGTCCCCCCCCGGCTGCAGCGGCTGCCTCAGGGTCTCCCGGTCCCCGGGGATGGAGGAGGTCGTTGCATCCCCAGTCCCGAGGTGAGAAACACGGCGGCTCCTCCTTGGGCTGCCGGGGGTTGGAGCGATGTGCGAGGGAGGGTCTCTGCCGGCGCTGGGTGCCGTGCTGCTGGCGTGCGGGGATGCGATGCCCCCAGGAGCGCAGCCCTTCGCCGTGCGAGGGGTGGGCGCGTGCCCCGAATCAGCGGGCTGATCCCCGGCTGCAGGGCTGTCGCTCAGCCGGTCGTGCGTGGGGAGAGCCCCGGGgtcgtggtgctgtgccccggAGAAGCCCTCCCCTCTCGCCCTTCGGCCCCTCGGGCATCGCTGACCCCGGCTCCCCTCGCAGGCGTGAAGGAGGTGGATTATCGCCTCTACCCCAGCAAGGAGACCCAGCTGCAGTGGCTGCGCTCCTACCTGCAGGCCTACAAGCAGCTCACCCAGGGGGACCGAGGAGGCACAGGGGTGtctgaggaggagctggaggctctCTACGTGCAAGTGAACAAGTTTTCTTTGGTGAGTGGTGGAGGTGGGAAGCAGCCAGCCTCTCTCGAGGGCTGCCCGTGGGATGGGTTTTCCTCTGGTCTTGGGTGAGCTGGGGCTTCGTGTTGCAGCTCGGCTGGTGAGGATGGGGGTGCAGgtacggaatcacagaatcccagcatggtaggggttggcagggccctctgtgggtcacccagtccaaccccctgcccaagcagggtcacccagagcaggctgcacagcaccgcatccaggcggggctggaatatctccagagaaggagactccacagcctccctgggcagcctgggccagggctccgtcaccctccgagggaagaagttcttcctcatcttcagctggagcttcctctgcttcagtttgtgcccattgccccttgtcctgtcgctgggcaccactgaaaagagtctggccccatcctcctgacccccaccctgcagatatttagaggcatttctaaggtcccctctcagccttctcttctccaggctgaacaagcccagctccctcagcctctcctcataggagagatgctccagtcccctcatcatcctcgtaatcATAACCCTACCCTGAAGGCGTACCAGCCGGGGGGTTTGGGGGCACCGGGGGCAGGAGGCTGCCCCGCAGAGCCTGGCTGCACCTCGGAGGCACCGAGCCCTCAGGCAAGGCCAAAGATAGTGCTGGCCACCCGCCATCCCACCGCCACGTGGCAAGGGACAGCGTGTCTCTGACAGCTGTGGCCTTGGGCATCCCTTCAGAGAGGTCAGACAGACCCTGGGCACAGCCGAGCCCAGAGAGAAAATCCTCTCTGGTAAATGCCGTGGACAGGTGGAGCCCGTTTGCTGGAAACTTAGGGCAAAATCTCGTCTGGTTTCCTGGCTGGAGCTGCCAGGAGGGACATCCCGGCTGTAAACGCAGAGGCTGGTACCCTGAGCACGTTGTGTGGCTCttcttaggtcccctcttcttgaggggacctaatatatgcttacaaatatctgcagggtgggggtcaggaggatggggccaagctcttttcagtggtgtccagtgacaggacaagggtcaacgggcacaaactgaagcagaggaagctccagctgaagatgaggaagaacttcttccctctgagggtgacggagccctggcccaggctgcccagggaggctgtggagtctccttctctggagatattccagccccgcctggacgcggtgctgtgcagcctgctgtgggtgaccctgcttgggcagggggttgggctgggtgacccacagaggtgcctgccaacccctgccattctgtgattctgtgattcagcatcCTTCCTGCTGGCATCCCTCGCCCAGGCTGGGACCAGCCTCCGGAGGGTATAAAAACCCACGTGTGGGCCAGCCCCAGCTGGCTGCCACCCCGTGTCCTGTCGTCACAGCCATGGGACTTCTGGGACCCAGCCAGGAGAGGCACGAGCGACTCGTCCCGTGGGTGGGGATGCTCTGTGCCTGTTTCTGATCTTTATTTTGTCTGTCGCAGGCATCCCATTTCCTCTGGGCATGCTGGGGCCTGATCCAGGATAAATACTCTACCATAGACTTTAACTTCTTAAGGTGAGTTGGCTGGGGGGCATTCCCTTCCAGCGCAGTTCAGCATTAAatgcttggagcaggaggatcCCGATGATCCCTCGATGCAGGAGGGATCCTCTGAGGCcaggggacacggggctggggcaCAAGTGTCTCATGTCCGTCCGTCTCTCCTCTCTTGGCAGATATGCAAAGCTAAGGTTTAAACAGTACTTCAAGATGAAGCCGGTGGTCACAGCCCTGCAGATCTCTAAATAGCGTCTCTGGCCCGTGAGACCCTGAGCTATTTTTGTCCTTGCTGCATCCACAGCCCTCGCATCCCCCTCACCCCTTGCCCACCCCAGCCGGGGGTGAGGGCAGGTCCTGAtggtgggaagggggagaggagctCTGACCCAGCCACCGATTAAAGGAGACCCCGGACATACCTGAGACTGGACCATGGGATGCTAGAGAGGACCGTGGCCTCGGAGAGGCCCCTGCCTACGCAAGGAAGCCTTATCATCGCCTTAACGCCGAGCCCCGGCTCGGCCCTGGTGCCCGGCAGGTCTGTGCTTTGCTGGCACTACTGCTGCTTGGCCTGGCACCCGGTTTGCTCCCTCTGTGCTGTCCCCGAGGGGGGAAGTGGGTCCCCCCATCTGTTCAGAAGCCCCCCGAGCTGCCCAGTTGCTTTAGCTGCCCAACGCACGTGCTGTGCCCATCGCCTTCGctgctccctccatcccctgTTGCCCTCTCGGTGCTGCTTGGGCTCCCACCCCCAAACCAGCACTTTTGGTGGGTCCGTATGGATCCTGGGCTTGGGGCTTTCTGAGCATGGGAGCCTTTTCTGTgagaggtggctgctgctgcactcTAGCTTGGATGGTGCAAGGCAGCAATGGCCATGAGCCACATGGGCTTGGGACCAGTGTGTTTTTGCTGGTGGTCACTGGGCACCTGCACCTCCTGCGATGTGCTCAGCCTGTGGCTGGCTCTGCTTTCCCCCATGGTCATGGTCCCTTGGGCTCCTGTTAGCTCCCTGCTCCCGTCGTGGCTTCCCTCATCGCATCCCACGATGCGGGAGCAAGGGGCTCTCTGCTTtgcctcccccttctcccccagggctgggggtcgGTCCTGCCCCTTGCACGGGCACCATCCCTGTGCTCCTCTCGGGGCTGTGTCCCCGCGTGGGACCCCCTGGCAGGAGGGGAACGGAGCTGACCTGCTCCATGAGCCGGGCACAGCTTCAtccccgggcagcagcaccccgcCACAGGCTCGGTGATCCTGGCCTGCTGAGCACTGCCCAGCTCGTGGCAGTGGTTGTGCATCAGCTGGGGGGTGGGATCGGACCCCTCTGCCCCCTCCACATGGGCACAGGAACCTACTGGCAAGAACCGAGGCTGTTGTGGCATCTGATGTTGGCTTTGTTCGAAATAAAAGCTGCTGGTAGCTGGAAATGGGGGATGGCAGATCTGTGGGACGTGTGCCGGAGCAGGGGCAGTGTCcctggggccgggggctgcgcccgg
Protein-coding sequences here:
- the ETNK2 gene encoding ethanolamine kinase 2 isoform X2, with amino-acid sequence MADAVLVRVYGRKTELFVDRETELRNFQVLRAHGCAPDLYCAFQNGLCYQFLPGIALGPSHVRDPHIFRLVAQEMARVHAIHANGSLPKPILWQKLHKYLTLVKTDLSPKVPNPSLQQDVPSLEMLEHELVWMKETLSQLGSPVVLCHNDLLCKNIIYDGTQEHVRFIDYEYTGYNYQAFDIGNHFNEFAGVKEVDYRLYPSKETQLQWLRSYLQAYKQLTQGDRGGTGVSEEELEALYVQVNKFSLASHFLWACWGLIQDKYSTIDFNFLRYAKLRFKQYFKMKPVVTALQISK